A window from Fragaria vesca subsp. vesca linkage group LG5, FraVesHawaii_1.0, whole genome shotgun sequence encodes these proteins:
- the LOC101298610 gene encoding BURP domain-containing protein 17-like, producing MSDFVKEIVGSGIRLNILSTTHPSTSTSITQKYTILEKPKQVIASKMVFCHPVPYPYAVFFCHHFESDTRFFQVSLGGENGDKVEAVAVCHMDTSDCDSSLSLFRNLGIKASASSPVCHFFPENHLVWIPSPTTASTA from the coding sequence ATGAGTGATTTCGTTAAAGAAATAGTCGGTTCTGGAATCAGATTGAACATTCTCTCCACAACCCACCCCTCAACCTCAACCTCCATCACACAGAAGTACACGATTCTGGAAAAACCTAAACAAGTGATAGCTTCCAAAATGGTCTTTTGCCACCCGGTACCTTATCCCTATGCTGTTTTCTTCTGCCACCACTTTGAGAGTGACACCAGATTCTTCCAGGTCTCATTAGGAGGTGAGAATGGAGATAAGGTGGAAGCTGTAGCGGTTTGCCACATGGACACTTCTGATTGCGACTCTAGCCTCAGCCTGTTCCGCAACCTTGGTATCAAAGCTAGTGCCTCCTCTCCGGTGTGCCATTTCTTCCCGGAAAATCATCTTGTTTGGATTCCATCCCCAACAACAGCCAGTACTGCTTAA